In Quercus robur chromosome 11, dhQueRobu3.1, whole genome shotgun sequence, the sequence ctaagtaCGGAATAGAGTAAAcgcgagcggataaacaatataactactctaaaccatattcatcaaattacaacagtaaaatgaaagctaaaagagtatggaagaaaaatgtaaacacaagataatacgccgatgtgttattgaagaggaaactgaagaacttggtgaaaaacctctccgctgccctccaagcggtaaatcaatccactaaagaataagttggagtacacgaataacaaaataccctccaagcctagtctaccccatgtactcgagccctccaaactcctgctaccaactgacttcgCCAATCCTTATCTTCTCTAGCTCTCTGGATCACACAATTCAGCCTGATTGCATCCACTAAACAAATGGCTTCTTACAATACTTCCTAGCaacaccaaaatctcactttatACTTAGGATgtgtgtggtaagtgtttgaacTATTAACCtctcaagaatttgaaaatGGAGAAGTAGGAGTTAAGGAAAACCACAACgaattgtgtagagaattatgggtataacaatctctaactcttaaaGGTTGTGGCTAGGGATTTCTCTTTGAAAGCACTCCTTAACATATGTGGGTAATGtaggtatatatagtgtgggtaaagataGGGTGTATTAGATATGACaaattggcaaaacagaatATTTCGCGGGTATcttgcgggaaggccttacttgCGAGACACTCGGGAAAACCACTTGTCATCATCTgtcatgactcttcgcattccagtcatgtgctgaACACATGCTTCATTTCACGCAAGCTACCCGCAAAAACTTCTTAGTTTTCAATTGctttgagtcttcacactctctatcacacacaacccttataaTGAAATCTcacataaaatacagggtacaaaagactgaacataattacaatcaaatttgacacagaattaaagccaacacaaaatagttgtaaatcacacaactttacaaaatttgttactaccatatataaatacataacaatatatttttgtttttattaacaatactattattctatatataatataaaactaacaaaactactatttattaaaaaaaaaaatataaaaacaaataaatatattctaTTTCATAAGAAATGCTAAACAACTATTCAACTAAAGCCCATCTATTCGGCCATCTGAACTGCTTTACACTACTGCAAtgggaaggagagagagagagagagagagagagagagagagagagagagagagagagagagagagagagagagagagagagagagagagagagagagagagagagagagagagagagagagagagagagtaccacTGGTTGGACTAGAGTAGGAGTGGAGCTGGGGGTAGTATACATAATAATTGTCTGTTTGAATTCAAgaggagtagagtagaattgaCTAGAAATTAGTCTATTATCCggccaactctactctattTCCTCCTCCTTCCctcttcaatccaaacaagccataattttgaaaatttcaaaggAAATTTGAGGTTTTGTTGGTATTTGGAGGGCCACAGGCTAAGTAATGgctaaatgggttttttttttactaatttaatttacattttattggattaattctaaattttgagagaacaaattcaaattttgaaggaTAGTaagattttgtttattttttattattattgaatatAGTGAAAATCTATCTATATGCATCTAAAAGTTGGAGCgtaacatttattattgctatactcttattgagccacatcatccgccacatcattatttttttcttatttattttttacctttaattttttgacaatattaaatacataaatatattgGCTTTACAATATTAACAAATTATCATCAAATTGTTATGTTTTTGCTATATGATGTTCCTAGATActtgagtaatttttttaagcatttatgaatattttatattgctCTTCATATTCCTTATCTCATTAGtgtattttttgagatttttaagaaaataaattcaattttgtgtttaaaagtatttatttatctattcattATTCATGTGTTGGATTAGATTATGACAATATTTACAcaatatttcttcttcttttgtcaaAAAGTTTCCTCTACTTTTTCCCCCTTTGGAATTGTACTCTtggttttctatttatttattttcatattattaaGGAAAAAGAGTTACAATCATCATGTATATAATCAACACTTTTGCTTGGGATCAACCACTTATTTCTATTGTTTGACTTCAAAGccttattaaaaatttgaatttgattatgcGTTGGATATTTGGCTTGATCGCATCACATTTAATATGTTTTACATATTTAGaaggagtttgattttggtgtgagtttgatttttccctttctcttttatttttgaattgtagattttttgagtttttattaatttttgaattacattttcaGTGTTTAGGATTGTAGGGTAGAAAAAACTGGATTtaagaaagtttgtttaaaattaaaagaaaatttctaaatctacatactttttaatgatacgcaaaatgttataaataacttttattaaaaaaatgaatattttcattaatttactttttgaattcctgtaaaaaatttcattattttcattttggtacaattaaagttatatatattatatttgtgaTTGTTCTATAACAACTGAAAATATGATTACGAAATATATTACTCTTTGTTAAATTAGTCCAATttgcaaaatataaatttaatgaaatgaccctaaaaaatttatcacgtaaaaaaaattatcgCTTGCAATACGCAGGTGTACAATGAGTACAATGGAAAGTTTAAAAAGTCAGTGTCACCTAAGCCCCTCCATGCGGTGCTTCCACAGCCTCAGGCAGTGGTAGCTCTccatccaagtaccttaccactTGCCTCATTGTGGGGCGTGCCTTAGGCTCATTGTTGGAACACATCAAGCCTAGTTTGAGCAACACAACAGCTTCAAGCTCATCAAACTCACCCTCCAATCTTGAATCCACAACTTCAAATATTGCTCCTAGTCTCCACTGCTCCCACACCCAATCCACCAACATGAGCTCATCAGGCAATGCTTTAAGCTCAATAGGTCTTCTACCACATACCACTTCTAGCAACAAAGCGCCAAATGCAAAGACATCTGTGCTTTTTGTAGGCTTGCCTGTGCGTGTGAGCTCAGGAGCTAGATAACCCAATGTTCCCACAACCCTTGTAGTGCTTGGATTGGTGCCACGCTCGTATAGTTTAGCAAGACCAAAGTCACTAAGCCGAGCATTTAGCTCAGAATCTAATAAAACATTCCCTGCCTTGATGTCCCTGTGAATCACAGTTTGTTCCCAATCTTCATGTAAATATAAAAGCCCTGAAGCCACACCTTTGATGATATTAAACCTCTGCTCCCAGCTCAGAATTGTTTTAGGCTCATCAAATATGTACTTGTCCAAGCTTCCATTAGGCATAAAGTCATAAACAAGTAACAAATCTGCTCTTCGCCGACACCATCCAAGTAATTGAACCAAATTTCTATGTCGAAGCCGACCAATACTAGCAATCTCGGATATGAATTCTTGCAAACCCTGTTTTGATTCATGCGAAATTCTCTTAACTGCAACTTGGGTGTTTGAATTTGACAGTGTCCCTTTATAAACTCGACCAGACCCACCAAACCCAAGTAGCTCCTTGTCACTAAAACCCCTTGTTGCTTTCTTCAGCTTCTTGTAAGAAAATCTGTGTGGACCAATATCAAGCTCCCAGGCCTCAATCACTTCAGCTTTCTTGATTTTCCTGATGAGGTTAAAAGCCAAACCACTCACCAAAATTATCACCAAAGCAGCTGAAACAGAAACACCAACAATTACGCCTGTGTTATTGTTTCTTTTAGACTCTGCTGGGAGTGTAGGGAGTTGATCCAACGACAAAGATTTAGCTTCTCCATTCATCTTAAAGCTCCAACCCATGATACAGTGAGAGCTAGAGAGCAAACcagttgaagaagaaaaaccaaCATACATAGATTCTTGAAGAATTAGTGAGAGGTCTACGTGAAAAGACAGAAGTGTAGACCTTGGTTTAGTAAATGAAGGCGAAAGTTTCACATCTAATTGATTACTTTGAGAATCATATTCTATCCAAGCTTGAATTACCTGACCACTCTTCAAATTGAGAACTTGGTTCGAATTATTAGCACCATCAAAATAAGTAGCCGGGGCAGATTTGTTGGATACTAAGCTATTGATATCAATGCCAACATGATTGTCATTGATGTCCCTGAACTCATCGTTTTTGACTGTGTCAAATTCGACTGCAAATATGTGGTTGGTGAAGTTGCCAGGATCGGTGTTGTTGGGCAGACCAAGATACCGACTTGATTGAGCTCCTGGAATCTCTTTGGTAGGAGAGATTGTGAAAGCAAGGCCATGGCCTCCAAGCTTAGGATACTCAGGGAACATAGCGAAAGCAAATGAAgttgaaaaggaaaaagctTTGCCATCCGTGGAGTTCTTGAATTGGATCGGATTTGAGTAAAAGGCATGGCCTAGTAGTCTCTGCGTTTT encodes:
- the LOC126707233 gene encoding L-type lectin-domain containing receptor kinase S.4-like, which gives rise to MCPSKKFQIFSTFKVTYCPYLNKWTPSSSHSLILFTAMAERFKLFFWVFFVLLSNPAKSQLDEFFFNGFKGVGVANNLSLNGAAQIQDNGVLQLTNKTQRLLGHAFYSNPIQFKNSTDGKAFSFSTSFAFAMFPEYPKLGGHGLAFTISPTKEIPGAQSSRYLGLPNNTDPGNFTNHIFAVEFDTVKNDEFRDINDNHVGIDINSLVSNKSAPATYFDGANNSNQVLNLKSGQVIQAWIEYDSQSNQLDVKLSPSFTKPRSTLLSFHVDLSLILQESMYVGFSSSTGLLSSSHCIMGWSFKMNGEAKSLSLDQLPTLPAESKRNNNTGVIVGVSVSAALVIILVSGLAFNLIRKIKKAEVIEAWELDIGPHRFSYKKLKKATRGFSDKELLGFGGSGRVYKGTLSNSNTQVAVKRISHESKQGLQEFISEIASIGRLRHRNLVQLLGWCRRRADLLLVYDFMPNGSLDKYIFDEPKTILSWEQRFNIIKGVASGLLYLHEDWEQTVIHRDIKAGNVLLDSELNARLSDFGLAKLYERGTNPSTTRVVGTLGYLAPELTRTGKPTKSTDVFAFGALLLEVVCGRRPIELKALPDELMLVDWVWEQWRLGAIFEVVDSRLEGEFDELEAVVLLKLGLMCSNNEPKARPTMRQVVRYLDGELPLPEAVEAPHGGA